A portion of the Micromonospora tarapacensis genome contains these proteins:
- a CDS encoding DNA-processing protein DprA: MSTQEELTLARVALTWLAEPGTRSVHRLVDELGPVTALDLLLDGGAPEQGLRDAVAARGRAGDARAVAAEALQRADRLGVRVVIPDDDEWPATVEHLRKLRLHGTHRRVDVETAPPLCFWVRGPWPLAEALDRSVAVIGARAATPYGTHIATDLGYGLADRDWTVVSGGAFGIDAAAHRGALNAGGLTVAVLACGVDRPYPMGNAALFDRIADTGLLVSEWLPGAEPLRPRFLIRNRVIAAGTRGTVLVEAAARSGATQTTRRAIALHRPAMVVPGPVTSAMSVGAHEMLREQPEARLVTGLAQVLEEVGRIGELAPTPRGPDRPTDLLDDEARSIVEAMPRRGRVGVDALASRAGLAVRTVLRKLSLLEELALVVRNEDGYSLVTPKNRPAAAG, encoded by the coding sequence GTGAGCACTCAGGAGGAGTTGACGCTGGCCCGGGTGGCGTTGACCTGGCTGGCCGAACCGGGCACCCGGTCGGTGCACCGGCTGGTCGACGAACTCGGCCCGGTCACGGCACTGGACCTGCTCCTCGACGGCGGGGCACCGGAGCAGGGGCTACGCGACGCTGTGGCGGCACGTGGTCGGGCCGGTGACGCCCGGGCGGTCGCCGCCGAAGCGCTACAGCGTGCCGACCGGCTCGGTGTCCGGGTCGTCATCCCGGATGACGACGAGTGGCCGGCGACGGTCGAGCACCTGCGCAAGCTTCGCCTGCACGGGACGCACCGCCGGGTCGACGTGGAGACCGCACCGCCACTCTGCTTCTGGGTACGCGGGCCGTGGCCACTGGCCGAGGCACTGGACCGGTCAGTTGCGGTGATCGGGGCGCGCGCCGCCACGCCGTACGGCACCCACATCGCCACCGACCTGGGCTACGGCCTGGCCGACCGGGACTGGACGGTCGTCTCCGGCGGGGCGTTCGGCATCGACGCCGCCGCGCATCGGGGTGCGCTGAACGCCGGTGGGCTCACTGTCGCGGTGCTCGCCTGCGGCGTGGACCGTCCGTATCCGATGGGCAACGCGGCGCTGTTCGACCGGATCGCCGACACCGGGTTGCTGGTGAGCGAGTGGTTGCCGGGCGCCGAGCCGCTGCGCCCGCGTTTCCTCATCCGCAACCGGGTGATCGCGGCGGGCACCCGAGGCACCGTGCTGGTGGAGGCCGCGGCCCGCAGCGGCGCGACGCAGACCACCCGCCGGGCCATCGCCCTGCACCGGCCGGCGATGGTGGTGCCCGGCCCGGTCACCTCGGCGATGTCGGTCGGTGCCCACGAGATGCTGCGGGAGCAGCCGGAGGCGCGGCTGGTCACCGGCCTGGCCCAGGTGCTGGAGGAGGTGGGCCGGATCGGCGAACTGGCTCCGACGCCTCGCGGGCCCGATCGGCCCACCGACCTGCTCGACGACGAGGCGAGGTCGATCGTGGAGGCGATGCCGCGACGCGGCCGGGTCGGCGTGGATGCCCTCGCCTCGCGGGCGGGTCTGGCCGTCCGCACGGTACTGCGCAAACTGTCCCTGCTGGAGGAACTGGCTCTGGTGGTCCGCAACGAAGACGGCTATTCCCTGGTCACGCCGAAGAACAGGCCGGCCGCGGCGGGCTGA
- a CDS encoding tyrosine recombinase XerC, giving the protein MHAALPEPLRDTVDEFARHLASVRNRSAHTVRAYVGDVVSLLDHARRMGCTEVAELSLDTVRSWLARQRTTGAARTSLARRAAAARTFSAWAHRGGLLPSDVAATLASPRPQRTLPTVLRADQATLLVEAPGRDDASRPAPDPSGAPTRETATTPVHDTTTATTPATGGAAVIGAQDGAAATIDRTGEAVLLRDRVLLELLYGTGVRVSEACGLDLADVDQGRRVVRVRGKGGRERAVPYGLPAQRALDEWLRRGRPWLAVRGSRDALLLGARGGRLHPTTVRRIVGRYAEAAGLPRTNPHALRHSAATHLLEGGADLRVVQELLGHSSLASTQVYTHVSVERLRAAYRQAHPRA; this is encoded by the coding sequence ATGCACGCGGCGCTGCCGGAGCCGCTGCGGGACACGGTGGACGAGTTCGCCCGGCACCTCGCCTCGGTCCGCAACCGCTCCGCGCACACCGTGCGGGCGTACGTCGGCGACGTGGTGTCCCTGTTGGACCATGCGAGACGGATGGGCTGCACCGAGGTCGCCGAGCTGAGCCTCGACACGGTACGCAGCTGGTTGGCCCGGCAACGCACGACGGGCGCGGCCCGCACCTCGCTGGCCCGCCGGGCCGCGGCGGCCCGGACCTTCAGTGCCTGGGCCCACCGTGGCGGGTTGCTGCCCAGTGATGTCGCCGCGACGCTGGCCAGTCCCCGGCCGCAGCGGACGCTGCCCACCGTGCTCCGGGCCGACCAGGCGACACTGCTCGTCGAGGCACCGGGCCGCGACGACGCGTCCAGACCAGCACCGGATCCGAGCGGGGCGCCAACCCGCGAGACCGCCACGACACCGGTCCACGACACGACCACGGCCACGACGCCGGCCACGGGCGGCGCCGCCGTCATCGGCGCGCAGGACGGCGCCGCTGCCACGATCGACCGCACCGGTGAGGCGGTGCTGCTGCGCGACCGGGTGCTGCTCGAACTGCTCTACGGCACCGGGGTACGCGTCAGCGAGGCGTGCGGGCTCGATCTGGCCGACGTCGACCAGGGCCGGCGCGTTGTCCGCGTACGGGGCAAGGGTGGTCGGGAGCGGGCCGTGCCGTACGGGCTGCCGGCCCAGCGTGCCCTCGACGAGTGGCTACGGCGCGGGCGACCGTGGCTGGCGGTTCGCGGCTCCCGCGATGCGCTGCTGCTCGGCGCCCGGGGCGGCCGACTGCACCCGACGACCGTGCGACGGATCGTCGGCCGGTACGCCGAGGCGGCCGGCCTGCCCAGGACCAACCCGCACGCGTTGCGCCACTCGGCCGCCACCCATCTCCTGGAAGGCGGCGCGGACCTGCGCGTGGTGCAGGAGTTGCTTGGGCATTCGTCGCTGGCAAGCACGCAGGTCTACACGCACGTCTCGGTGGAACGGCTCCGGGCGGCGTACCGGCAGGCCCATCCGCGTGCCTGA
- a CDS encoding aminotransferase class V-fold PLP-dependent enzyme, which yields MSVPPPPEPITAARLLFSLDPAVSHLNHGSFGAVPIVAQRAQQRLRDEMEADPLRFFTQGLIDRIGHTRRHLANFLGADPDGTALTTNATTGVAVVLQSLGLRPGDEVLTTDHGYGAVDLSVRRECRRTGATHRVLRVPLTATDEEVVQIVRAGLRPGRTRLLVVDELSSATARLFPVAAIIGVCGEHGIAALVDAAHAPGMLPASVQSIGADFWVGNLHKWGYAPRGTAALVVAPSWRERIEPLVVSWQQDSGFPGRLEWQATSDYTAWLSAPAGLYTLRSLDVDRVRAHNAALAAYGQRVVGDSLGVPPTDLPDPGGPTVAMRIVPLPAGLATTLDGARALQATIAERLATQVAVMAWNGRGWLRLCGQVYNSPDEYQRLAVRLPTLLAQR from the coding sequence GTGAGCGTCCCGCCGCCGCCCGAGCCGATCACGGCCGCCCGCCTGCTCTTCTCCCTCGACCCGGCGGTCAGCCACCTCAACCACGGCTCCTTCGGCGCGGTGCCGATCGTGGCGCAACGTGCCCAGCAGCGGCTGCGTGACGAGATGGAGGCCGACCCGCTGCGGTTCTTCACCCAGGGGCTGATCGACCGGATCGGGCACACCCGCCGACATCTGGCCAACTTCCTCGGTGCCGACCCCGACGGCACCGCCCTGACCACGAACGCCACCACCGGCGTGGCGGTGGTCCTCCAGTCGCTCGGGTTGCGCCCCGGCGACGAGGTGCTCACCACCGACCACGGCTACGGCGCAGTCGACCTCTCGGTACGCCGCGAATGCCGCCGCACCGGGGCGACGCACCGGGTGCTGCGGGTGCCGCTGACCGCCACCGACGAGGAGGTGGTGCAGATCGTGCGGGCCGGGCTGCGGCCGGGCCGGACCCGGCTGCTGGTGGTCGACGAACTCAGCTCCGCCACCGCACGGCTGTTCCCGGTCGCCGCGATCATCGGGGTCTGCGGGGAGCACGGCATTGCGGCGCTGGTCGACGCCGCCCACGCACCCGGCATGCTGCCGGCGTCCGTGCAGAGCATCGGGGCCGACTTCTGGGTGGGCAACCTGCACAAGTGGGGGTACGCCCCACGGGGCACCGCCGCGCTGGTGGTGGCGCCGTCGTGGCGGGAGCGAATCGAGCCGCTGGTGGTCTCCTGGCAACAGGACTCGGGATTCCCCGGTCGCCTGGAATGGCAGGCCACGTCGGACTACACCGCCTGGCTGAGCGCTCCGGCGGGGCTCTACACGCTGCGCAGCCTGGACGTCGACCGGGTGCGTGCGCACAACGCCGCGCTGGCCGCGTACGGGCAGCGGGTGGTGGGGGACTCGCTCGGCGTGCCGCCGACCGACCTGCCCGACCCCGGCGGGCCGACGGTCGCCATGCGGATCGTCCCGCTGCCGGCGGGCCTCGCCACGACCCTGGACGGCGCCCGGGCGTTACAGGCCACGATCGCCGAGCGGCTCGCCACCCAGGTCGCCGTCATGGCCTGGAACGGACGCGGCTGGCTGCGACTCTGCGGCCAGGTCTACAACTCGCCCGACGAATACCAGCGGCTCGCCGTCCGGCTGCCGACCCTGCTCGCCCAGCGCTGA
- a CDS encoding murein hydrolase activator EnvC family protein: MRTRLRAAPGEIPSAGLASPLLAVLAVAVAALPASALAAPAVTLPADRPVVLARGRPLPADGAAPADGAAPADGGSPVGAALAGAASGVGTGGRFRWPVDGVPQPVRRFDPPPRPWLSGHRGVDLLAPAGTTVRAAGAGTILFAGMVAGRPVVTVGHADGLRTTYEPVAPTVAVGTAVPAGAALGVLLSGHAGCPAPACLHWGLRRGLRRGPDYLDPLALLGLGRARLLPLGEITADRLRPLSAGRAGSAAGRRAAGIRRASCRPGRRVAASRVRSRP, encoded by the coding sequence ATGCGAACACGGTTGCGGGCAGCGCCGGGGGAGATCCCCTCGGCAGGGCTGGCGTCACCACTGCTGGCGGTGCTCGCGGTGGCGGTGGCCGCGCTGCCAGCGTCGGCGCTGGCAGCGCCCGCGGTGACGTTGCCGGCGGATCGGCCGGTGGTCCTGGCTCGGGGCCGACCGCTGCCGGCGGACGGCGCGGCCCCGGCGGATGGTGCGGCCCCGGCGGACGGCGGGTCACCGGTCGGGGCGGCGCTGGCCGGCGCCGCATCCGGCGTCGGCACCGGCGGGCGGTTCCGGTGGCCGGTGGACGGCGTGCCGCAGCCGGTACGCCGGTTCGACCCGCCGCCTCGGCCGTGGCTGTCCGGCCACCGGGGCGTCGACCTGCTCGCCCCGGCCGGCACGACGGTCCGGGCGGCCGGCGCCGGCACGATCCTGTTCGCCGGCATGGTCGCCGGCCGGCCGGTGGTCACGGTGGGCCACGCCGACGGGCTGCGGACCACCTACGAACCGGTGGCCCCGACCGTGGCCGTGGGCACAGCGGTGCCCGCCGGAGCGGCCCTCGGCGTCCTGCTGTCCGGGCACGCCGGCTGCCCCGCACCGGCGTGCCTGCACTGGGGACTACGCCGGGGACTACGCCGGGGGCCCGACTACCTTGACCCGCTGGCCCTGCTCGGTCTCGGCCGGGCCCGGCTGCTGCCCCTCGGCGAGATCACCGCGGACCGACTGCGTCCGCTCAGCGCTGGGCGAGCAGGGTCGGCAGCCGGACGGCGAGCCGCTGGTATTCGTCGGGCGAGTTGTAGACCTGGCCGCAGAGTCGCAGCCAGCCGCGTCCGTTCCAGGCCATGA
- a CDS encoding class I SAM-dependent methyltransferase: MTRDWYAWHHHYEDPESALSRRLVEVRRRIGATLDQAPPGPLRAVSLCAGQGRDLIPVLAGHPRGGDVTARLVELDPRNVELARAAVSEAGLTGVEVVLGDAARTDAYAGLVPADLVLACGIFGNISDAHIQATVRRCASLCANGGTVFWTRHRQAPDLVPTICGWLAEEGFEPVAVSSPAEGVGVGVHRFLGTPRPLPAGVTMFEFTARPRPA, from the coding sequence GTGACGCGCGACTGGTACGCCTGGCACCACCACTACGAGGATCCGGAGTCGGCGTTGTCGCGGCGGCTGGTGGAGGTGCGCCGGCGGATCGGCGCCACACTTGACCAGGCTCCACCGGGGCCGCTGCGGGCGGTCAGCCTCTGCGCCGGGCAGGGCCGGGACCTGATTCCGGTGCTGGCCGGCCACCCGCGCGGCGGCGACGTGACCGCCCGGCTGGTCGAACTCGACCCGCGCAACGTCGAGTTGGCCCGCGCGGCCGTCAGCGAGGCCGGCCTGACCGGGGTCGAGGTGGTGCTCGGCGACGCGGCCCGCACCGACGCCTACGCCGGGCTGGTGCCGGCCGACCTGGTGCTGGCCTGTGGAATCTTCGGCAACATCTCCGACGCCCACATCCAGGCCACCGTGCGTCGCTGCGCGTCGCTCTGCGCCAACGGCGGGACCGTCTTCTGGACCCGGCATCGGCAGGCGCCGGACCTGGTGCCGACGATCTGCGGGTGGCTCGCGGAGGAGGGGTTCGAGCCGGTCGCGGTGAGCAGTCCCGCCGAGGGCGTCGGGGTGGGCGTGCACCGGTTCCTCGGCACGCCCCGGCCGTTGCCGGCCGGAGTGACGATGTTCGAGTTCACCGCGCGCCCGCGGCCCGCCTGA
- a CDS encoding DUF2469 domain-containing protein yields the protein MSAEDLEKYETEMELQLYREYRDIVRQFSYVVETERRFYLANQVDLHVRNSDGEVYFEVEMHDAWVWDMYRPARFVKNVRVMTFKDVNVEELEKPDISLPADSGFGG from the coding sequence ATGAGCGCGGAAGATCTCGAAAAGTACGAGACCGAGATGGAGCTCCAGCTCTACCGGGAGTACCGCGACATCGTCCGTCAGTTCTCCTACGTGGTGGAGACCGAGCGCCGGTTCTACCTGGCCAATCAGGTCGACCTTCACGTGCGTAACTCCGACGGCGAGGTCTACTTCGAGGTCGAGATGCACGACGCCTGGGTGTGGGACATGTACCGTCCCGCCCGTTTCGTCAAAAATGTTCGGGTTATGACGTTCAAGGACGTCAACGTCGAGGAGTTGGAAAAGCCCGACATCTCCCTTCCCGCCGATTCCGGCTTCGGCGGCTGA
- a CDS encoding ribonuclease HII codes for MLTPPRTVVRREAGLYALERALQRRGFRHVAGADEAGRGACAGPLVAAAAVLPEGRRGEIDGLADSKLLTPASRERVYDEIVARALAYAVVVIPADEVDARGLHVCNLAAMRRALASLTVRPEYVLTDGFGVDGLGVPGLAVWKGDRVAACVAAASVLAKVTRDRIMVDLDTEHPGYGFAEHKGYVTAEHSAALRERGPCREHRFSYVNVATVSGLDGRPPRSRRPPGASRDEPMEHSGAARGTVGVALGEQPRPPAPVGEDVVMEGGVR; via the coding sequence ATGCTGACCCCGCCGCGCACGGTGGTCCGCCGCGAGGCCGGCCTGTACGCGTTGGAGCGCGCCCTGCAGCGGCGCGGCTTCCGGCACGTCGCCGGCGCCGACGAGGCCGGCCGGGGCGCCTGCGCGGGGCCGCTGGTGGCCGCCGCCGCGGTGCTGCCCGAGGGGCGGCGGGGCGAGATCGACGGTCTGGCCGACTCCAAGCTGCTCACCCCGGCCAGCCGGGAACGGGTCTACGACGAGATCGTCGCGCGGGCCCTGGCGTACGCCGTGGTGGTCATCCCGGCCGACGAGGTCGACGCCCGGGGGCTGCACGTGTGCAACCTGGCTGCCATGCGGCGGGCGCTGGCCTCGCTGACCGTGCGCCCGGAGTACGTGCTGACCGACGGGTTCGGTGTCGACGGCCTGGGTGTGCCCGGGCTCGCGGTGTGGAAGGGCGACCGGGTGGCCGCCTGCGTGGCGGCGGCGAGCGTGCTGGCCAAGGTCACCCGGGACCGGATCATGGTCGATCTGGATACCGAGCACCCCGGCTACGGCTTCGCCGAGCACAAGGGTTATGTCACCGCGGAGCACTCCGCGGCGCTGCGCGAGCGTGGGCCGTGCCGGGAGCACCGGTTCTCCTACGTCAACGTGGCCACCGTCTCCGGTCTCGACGGCCGTCCACCCCGCTCCCGGCGTCCACCGGGCGCAAGCCGGGACGAGCCGATGGAGCACTCGGGCGCGGCACGGGGTACCGTCGGCGTGGCGTTGGGCGAGCAGCCTCGACCCCCGGCGCCGGTGGGGGAAGATGTGGTCATGGAAGGCGGAGTGCGATGA
- a CDS encoding NUDIX hydrolase, with the protein MTVYTPRRAARVLLVDAAGRLLLFRGFDPARPEHGRWWFTPGGGLDPGETYAQGAARELAEETGLRLTPAQIGEPVHSDVIEFPFDGVWYRQEQQFFLVRVAAHEVDTTGFSEVERGSVDGHRWWSAQELRGTEERCYPPDLAAVLARAVAGATAANRIPAC; encoded by the coding sequence GTGACGGTCTACACCCCGCGGCGCGCCGCCCGTGTGCTCCTGGTTGACGCGGCCGGCCGGCTGTTGCTGTTCCGCGGCTTCGACCCGGCCCGTCCCGAGCACGGACGCTGGTGGTTCACCCCCGGGGGTGGGCTCGACCCGGGTGAGACGTACGCGCAGGGCGCGGCGCGTGAACTGGCCGAGGAGACCGGCCTGCGACTGACCCCGGCCCAGATCGGCGAGCCCGTGCACAGCGACGTGATCGAGTTTCCGTTCGACGGCGTGTGGTACCGGCAGGAGCAGCAGTTCTTCCTGGTGCGGGTGGCGGCGCACGAGGTCGACACGACCGGCTTCAGCGAGGTGGAGCGGGGCAGCGTCGACGGCCACCGGTGGTGGTCGGCGCAGGAGCTGAGGGGGACCGAGGAGCGCTGCTATCCGCCGGACCTGGCGGCGGTGCTGGCCCGCGCGGTGGCCGGTGCCACGGCTGCGAACCGGATTCCGGCATGCTGA
- the lepB gene encoding signal peptidase I gives MIDEQTDKSRHSFWKELPILLGVAIVVAVLVRAFVLQTFFIPSPSMENTLKIDDRVLVNKLVYDFRSPHRGEVIVFKAPVEWSGNPEGEDFIKRVIGVGGDRVVCCDDQDRLMINGTSLDEPYIFSIDGERDKPADQEFDVQVPQGRLWVMGDHRSASGDSLEHYQQSGQNVDSATIPEQAVVGRAFTIFWPFDRATVLTVPEQFEAIPES, from the coding sequence GTGATTGACGAGCAGACCGACAAGTCGCGCCATTCCTTCTGGAAGGAACTGCCCATCCTCCTCGGGGTGGCGATCGTGGTCGCGGTACTGGTACGCGCCTTTGTGCTGCAGACCTTCTTCATCCCGTCGCCGTCCATGGAGAACACTCTCAAGATCGACGATCGGGTGCTGGTCAACAAGCTCGTCTACGACTTCCGGTCGCCGCACCGTGGTGAGGTGATCGTCTTCAAGGCGCCGGTGGAGTGGAGTGGCAACCCCGAGGGAGAGGACTTCATCAAGCGGGTGATCGGCGTCGGCGGCGACCGGGTGGTCTGCTGCGACGACCAGGACCGCCTGATGATCAACGGGACGTCGCTCGACGAGCCGTACATCTTCTCCATCGACGGCGAGCGGGACAAGCCGGCGGACCAGGAGTTCGACGTGCAGGTGCCGCAGGGGCGGCTCTGGGTCATGGGCGACCACCGGTCCGCCTCCGGCGACTCGCTGGAGCACTACCAGCAGTCCGGGCAGAACGTCGACTCGGCCACCATTCCCGAGCAGGCCGTCGTGGGCCGAGCCTTCACGATCTTCTGGCCGTTCGACCGGGCCACCGTGCTGACCGTGCCGGAGCAGTTCGAGGCGATCCCGGAGTCCTGA
- the lepB gene encoding signal peptidase I: MVQALDDSGAADPWRRRSRRTRRQMPLWQELPLLLIVAFCLAVLIRTFLLQAFFIPSGSMEDTLLVGDRVLVNKVVYEVRDPERGEVVVFQGTDQWVPQVEVQPPTGFADKLGRTIGDLVGVSRPGEKDFIKRVIALPGDRVSCCDDQGRVLVNGTPLDESAYVLRDSPLDLPPNPQECRSRRFEEIVVPPGQMFVLGDHRLVSQDARCQGTVPIDNVVGRAFAVVWPSSRWHALPVPETFSTVAPPPAATGGAAPVRPTPDGGVVLLLPIATTLSVLARSGRWRAVGQRRLLP, encoded by the coding sequence GTGGTACAGGCGCTTGACGACAGCGGCGCGGCCGATCCGTGGCGCCGCCGCAGCCGGCGGACCAGGCGGCAGATGCCGCTCTGGCAGGAGCTCCCGCTGCTGCTCATCGTCGCCTTCTGCCTCGCGGTGCTGATCCGGACCTTCCTCCTCCAGGCGTTCTTCATCCCGTCCGGCTCGATGGAGGACACCCTGCTCGTCGGCGACCGGGTCCTGGTGAACAAGGTCGTGTACGAGGTCCGGGACCCGGAGCGCGGCGAGGTGGTGGTCTTCCAGGGCACCGACCAGTGGGTGCCGCAGGTCGAGGTGCAACCGCCGACCGGTTTCGCCGACAAGCTCGGCCGCACGATCGGCGACCTGGTCGGCGTCAGCCGGCCGGGGGAGAAGGACTTCATCAAGCGGGTCATCGCGCTGCCCGGAGACCGGGTCAGCTGCTGTGACGACCAGGGGCGGGTGCTGGTCAACGGCACCCCGCTGGACGAGTCGGCGTACGTCCTGCGTGACTCGCCGCTGGACCTGCCGCCGAATCCGCAGGAATGCCGGTCCCGGCGCTTCGAGGAGATCGTCGTCCCGCCCGGCCAGATGTTCGTGCTCGGCGACCACCGGCTGGTCTCGCAGGATGCCCGATGCCAGGGGACGGTGCCGATCGACAACGTGGTGGGGCGGGCGTTCGCGGTGGTCTGGCCGTCCAGTCGGTGGCACGCACTGCCGGTGCCCGAGACCTTCTCCACGGTCGCTCCGCCCCCCGCGGCGACCGGTGGTGCCGCCCCGGTGCGGCCCACGCCCGACGGCGGTGTGGTGCTGCTTCTGCCGATTGCGACCACGCTATCCGTTCTCGCGCGTTCCGGACGGTGGCGTGCAGTCGGGCAACGTAGGCTCCTTCCGTGA
- the rplS gene encoding 50S ribosomal protein L19 has product MNILDALDAQSKRTDLPDFRGGDTVKVHARVVEGNRSRVQIFQGVVIRRQGDGLRETFTVRKLSFGVGVERTYPINSPAIDRIEVVVRGDVRRAKLYYLRELRGKKAKIKELREKQPS; this is encoded by the coding sequence ATGAACATCCTGGACGCCCTTGACGCCCAGTCGAAGCGCACCGACCTGCCCGACTTCCGCGGCGGTGACACCGTCAAGGTGCACGCGCGGGTCGTCGAGGGCAACCGGTCCCGGGTCCAGATCTTCCAGGGCGTCGTCATCCGCCGCCAGGGCGACGGGCTGCGCGAGACCTTCACGGTCCGCAAGCTCAGCTTCGGCGTCGGGGTCGAGCGGACCTACCCGATCAACAGCCCGGCGATCGACCGGATCGAGGTGGTGGTCCGCGGCGACGTCCGCCGCGCCAAGCTCTACTACCTGCGTGAGCTGCGGGGCAAGAAGGCCAAGATCAAGGAGCTGCGCGAGAAGCAGCCGAGCTGA
- the trmD gene encoding tRNA (guanosine(37)-N1)-methyltransferase TrmD, with product MRVDIVSIFPEYFAPLDLSLVGRARANGMLRLAVHDLRGWTHDPHRTVDDTPYGGGPGMVMRPEPWGEALDALAPVELTPPRLLVPSPVGAPFTQALAYELAAEPHLVFACGRYEGIDQRVLDHAAARMPVTEVSLGDYVIFGGEVAVLVILEAVTRLLPGVLGNAGSLAEESHAHGLLEAPMYTKPAAWRGLEVPEVLRSGDHGRIARWRRDEALTRTGLRRPDMLAALDPRSLDKRDVAALDRAGFQLSGPDVAK from the coding sequence ATGCGCGTCGACATTGTGTCGATCTTCCCGGAGTACTTCGCGCCGCTGGACCTGTCGTTGGTCGGCAGAGCGCGGGCCAACGGCATGTTGCGGTTGGCCGTGCACGATCTGCGTGGTTGGACCCACGACCCGCACCGCACCGTCGACGACACGCCCTACGGCGGTGGACCCGGCATGGTGATGCGGCCCGAGCCGTGGGGTGAGGCGCTGGACGCGCTGGCACCGGTCGAGTTGACTCCGCCGCGACTGCTGGTCCCCTCACCGGTCGGGGCGCCGTTCACCCAGGCGTTGGCGTACGAACTCGCCGCCGAGCCGCACCTGGTCTTCGCCTGCGGGCGGTACGAGGGCATCGACCAGCGGGTGCTCGATCACGCGGCGGCCCGGATGCCGGTCACCGAGGTCAGCCTGGGTGACTACGTGATCTTCGGCGGTGAGGTGGCCGTCCTGGTGATCCTGGAGGCGGTGACCCGCCTGCTGCCCGGGGTGCTCGGCAACGCCGGTTCGCTGGCCGAGGAGTCGCACGCGCACGGGCTGCTCGAGGCGCCGATGTACACCAAGCCGGCGGCGTGGCGCGGGCTGGAGGTTCCGGAGGTGCTCCGCTCGGGCGACCACGGCCGGATCGCGCGCTGGCGCCGGGACGAGGCACTGACCCGGACGGGTCTGCGCCGGCCGGACATGCTCGCCGCGCTCGATCCGCGGAGCCTGGACAAACGGGACGTCGCGGCACTGGACCGGGCCGGATTTCAGCTGTCCGGACCGGATGTGGCAAAGTAG
- the rimM gene encoding ribosome maturation factor RimM (Essential for efficient processing of 16S rRNA) produces MLIVGRIGKPHGIRGEVTVEARTDEPDTRFAPGAVLRTMPGANAVDRGPRSPEAGPDPGEPFQVPDELTVESARWHQGRLLVAFEGVLDRDVAEALRGTLLTVDSADVAPPEDPEEYHDHQLVGLAVVTRAGERLGEVARIDHAPASDLLVLRRPEGRTALIPFVKAIVPEVDLAGGRVVVDPPGGLLDL; encoded by the coding sequence CTGCTCATCGTCGGCAGGATCGGCAAGCCGCACGGCATCCGCGGTGAGGTCACCGTGGAGGCGCGTACCGACGAACCCGACACGCGGTTCGCCCCCGGCGCGGTGCTGCGCACCATGCCGGGGGCGAACGCCGTCGATCGCGGTCCGCGGAGCCCGGAAGCCGGCCCGGATCCGGGCGAGCCGTTCCAGGTGCCCGACGAGTTGACCGTGGAGTCGGCCCGCTGGCACCAGGGGCGCCTGCTGGTCGCCTTCGAGGGGGTGCTGGACCGCGACGTCGCCGAGGCGCTGCGCGGCACCCTGCTCACGGTGGACAGCGCCGATGTCGCCCCGCCGGAGGATCCGGAGGAGTACCACGACCACCAGTTGGTGGGCCTGGCGGTGGTCACCCGGGCCGGCGAGCGGTTGGGTGAGGTGGCCCGGATCGACCACGCCCCCGCCTCGGACCTGTTGGTGCTGCGCCGCCCCGAGGGGCGTACCGCGCTGATCCCGTTCGTCAAGGCGATCGTCCCCGAGGTCGATCTCGCCGGTGGCCGTGTGGTGGTGGACCCGCCCGGCGGCCTGCTCGATCTCTAG
- a CDS encoding RNA-binding protein — MALRPALEHLVKGIVDHPDDVRVRMVDSRRGKRLEVRVHPDDLGTVIGRSGRTAKALRQVIGSIGGRGVRVDIVDSY; from the coding sequence ATGGCGCTGCGGCCGGCCTTGGAGCACCTGGTCAAGGGCATCGTCGACCATCCCGACGACGTACGCGTCCGGATGGTCGACTCCCGTCGGGGTAAGCGGCTGGAGGTCCGGGTGCACCCCGACGACCTGGGTACCGTGATCGGGCGGTCCGGCCGGACCGCCAAGGCGCTGCGCCAGGTGATCGGCTCCATCGGTGGGCGCGGAGTACGCGTCGACATCGTCGACTCGTACTGA